A region of Planococcus sp. MSAK28401 DNA encodes the following proteins:
- a CDS encoding alpha-ribazole-5-phosphate synthase, translating to MRNALMVDGLVITTDNSAAIGEKPHDIVHVPDEIAAKFAARVALVEQWAAGGEAIAILLHNFSGELQWPRYVSGITQLFSELDMPVPPVSGSTESNIETLQSALAVTIIGRKLHELTDPHELEWFIYGEPLVGEAVITHPERIADLRIVKNALDHDQIERIWPIGSGGIEREAAKLFGLPMPLAQGISKEDSGGPATCLLIGVNKYKVEEAKRLFGKYFRELIE from the coding sequence ATGCGCAACGCATTGATGGTGGATGGGTTGGTCATCACGACGGATAATTCTGCGGCAATCGGGGAGAAGCCGCACGACATTGTGCACGTTCCGGATGAAATCGCCGCGAAGTTTGCCGCGCGTGTCGCATTGGTTGAACAATGGGCGGCTGGAGGGGAAGCGATTGCCATCTTGCTCCATAATTTCAGCGGAGAGCTTCAATGGCCGCGTTATGTCTCGGGGATCACGCAATTATTTTCTGAGCTCGATATGCCGGTGCCGCCGGTGTCAGGAAGCACGGAAAGCAATATCGAGACGCTGCAATCGGCGCTAGCGGTAACCATTATCGGGCGAAAGCTTCACGAGCTCACTGATCCGCATGAGCTCGAATGGTTCATCTACGGAGAACCGCTTGTCGGGGAAGCGGTCATAACTCATCCCGAACGGATTGCCGATTTGCGAATCGTCAAAAACGCACTCGACCATGATCAAATCGAGCGTATCTGGCCGATTGGATCAGGAGGGATCGAGCGGGAAGCAGCAAAACTGTTCGGCCTGCCAATGCCACTTGCCCAAGGAATTTCCAAAGAAGATTCAGGCGGCCCTGCAACTTGTTTGTTGATTGGTGTCAACAAATACAAAGTAGAGGAAGCAAAGCGCCTATTCGGAAAATATTTTCGCGAATTGATTGAATGA
- a CDS encoding ECF transporter S component → MKTQHIALAAIFISLSAIGGMVKIPLGIASIALDAMPALIAALFLVAPLAGFVAAAGHLLSALFGGMPLGPFHLLIALEMFAVVWLFAKLHSNGKNWWKWGAFIIGNGVLAAVPFYFLLSPAFFYASVPGLLLAASINAAAAALVAPFITQAARRLA, encoded by the coding sequence ATGAAGACGCAGCACATTGCCCTGGCCGCTATTTTTATCAGCTTGTCCGCAATCGGCGGCATGGTGAAAATTCCGCTCGGCATCGCGTCAATTGCACTTGATGCCATGCCGGCGCTTATTGCCGCGCTGTTTCTCGTGGCACCACTTGCCGGTTTTGTCGCCGCAGCGGGCCATCTGTTATCGGCTTTGTTTGGCGGGATGCCGCTCGGCCCGTTTCATTTATTGATCGCGCTTGAAATGTTTGCGGTCGTCTGGCTGTTTGCGAAACTGCATAGCAATGGCAAGAACTGGTGGAAATGGGGAGCATTCATTATCGGGAACGGCGTATTGGCGGCCGTGCCGTTTTATTTCCTATTATCTCCTGCCTTTTTCTATGCATCAGTCCCGGGATTACTGCTGGCCGCATCGATTAATGCCGCAGCCGCTGCACTTGTCGCCCCGTTCATCACTCAAGCTGCCAGGAGATTAGCTTGA
- a CDS encoding cob(I)yrinic acid a,c-diamide adenosyltransferase produces the protein MNIYTKTGDKGQTGLIGGRTDKDDPRVEAYGTIDEVNSFIGKAMTELDRDVFADLLEDLQTIQNELFDCGGDLADVRNTPQYKTNEESVEQLEQRIDVLMDEPPLLERFILPGGTPAAATLHIARTITRRAERQTVSLAKTGEEFPAVIQRYLNRLSDYLFAAARVANSRMDVADNEYVRSAKVFKNGGRSKKREE, from the coding sequence ATGAATATCTACACGAAAACCGGGGATAAAGGGCAGACAGGATTAATTGGGGGGCGGACGGACAAAGACGATCCGCGCGTGGAAGCATACGGGACAATCGATGAGGTGAATTCCTTTATCGGAAAAGCGATGACAGAACTCGACCGCGATGTGTTCGCCGATTTATTGGAAGATTTGCAGACGATCCAAAATGAGCTGTTCGATTGCGGCGGCGACTTGGCTGATGTCCGCAACACGCCCCAATACAAGACGAATGAGGAATCGGTTGAACAGCTGGAACAGCGCATCGATGTATTGATGGACGAACCGCCGCTTCTTGAGCGTTTCATTCTTCCAGGAGGCACACCGGCTGCAGCAACTTTGCATATCGCACGTACGATTACACGCCGCGCAGAGCGCCAGACCGTAAGCCTGGCAAAAACCGGCGAAGAATTCCCAGCGGTCATCCAGCGTTATTTGAACCGTTTGTCCGATTATCTTTTTGCGGCAGCACGCGTTGCCAATTCGCGAATGGATGTAGCGGACAATGAATATGTGCGCAGCGCCAAAGTCTTCAAGAACGGCGGGCGTTCGAAAAAGCGGGAGGAATAA
- a CDS encoding bifunctional adenosylcobinamide kinase/adenosylcobinamide-phosphate guanylyltransferase: MRIVFGGAFNGKRKYVKEQMKLDVSIWLEGELPKPGEQAVIAGLEQWIRKQLEQQCPEQDILAAIRELAESAGERIWILTDISRGIVPIDPLEREWRDVTGRSYQYLFGKAQHITRIWYGIPQTIKGDGRDEYLHENRG, encoded by the coding sequence ATGCGTATCGTATTCGGCGGAGCCTTTAACGGCAAACGCAAGTATGTAAAAGAACAGATGAAACTGGATGTAAGCATTTGGCTCGAAGGTGAACTTCCGAAGCCGGGTGAGCAGGCGGTGATCGCCGGATTGGAGCAATGGATCCGCAAACAGCTGGAACAACAATGCCCGGAACAGGACATATTAGCGGCGATCCGTGAACTTGCGGAAAGCGCCGGCGAACGCATCTGGATTTTGACCGACATCAGCCGCGGCATCGTGCCGATTGATCCGCTTGAGCGTGAATGGCGCGATGTCACAGGCCGCAGCTATCAGTATTTATTTGGCAAAGCGCAGCACATCACACGCATTTGGTACGGTATTCCACAAACAATCAAAGGAGATGGTCGAGATGAATATCTACACGAAAACCGGGGATAA
- a CDS encoding histidine phosphatase family protein translates to MGNAFVLRLIRHAPTAGNLRKAYIGWTDEPILPFEIKPDYGIRCIWGSDLLRCRQTAHILFPNACYKADFNLRELNFGDWENMTYDDLRSNERYRNWIDDPESVQPPNGESLPQLAERVDRAIEAFSETGDFTVVTHGGPIRYILSKANTQHFFSQQAAHGFCYTITWASKSAYKEGHPCVSYSAEPLTANASM, encoded by the coding sequence ATGGGGAATGCTTTTGTTCTTCGTTTGATCCGTCACGCGCCGACCGCTGGGAATCTGCGGAAAGCATATATCGGCTGGACTGATGAACCGATTTTGCCGTTCGAAATAAAGCCGGATTATGGCATTAGATGCATATGGGGAAGCGATTTGCTGCGCTGCAGGCAGACAGCGCATATTCTGTTTCCAAATGCCTGTTATAAGGCCGATTTCAATTTGAGGGAACTGAATTTCGGTGATTGGGAAAATATGACGTATGATGACTTGCGAAGTAATGAACGCTACCGCAATTGGATTGATGATCCTGAGTCAGTACAGCCGCCGAACGGGGAGAGTTTACCGCAACTGGCGGAACGGGTCGACCGGGCAATAGAAGCTTTTTCCGAAACAGGAGACTTTACGGTTGTCACTCACGGGGGCCCGATTCGTTACATTTTATCCAAAGCAAACACACAGCACTTCTTTTCCCAGCAAGCAGCACATGGGTTTTGTTATACCATCACATGGGCGAGCAAATCGGCGTATAAGGAGGGGCATCCATGCGTATCGTATTCGGCGGAGCCTTTAACGGCAAACGCAAGTATGTAA
- the cobS gene encoding adenosylcobinamide-GDP ribazoletransferase, which translates to MANRTLGGLLLAFQFFSSIPVHKEISIKKPQVTAMYSLLPVVGLVAGAMASAVIWLMQETTDIGPLMIAFLLASLLWAITGGLHLDGLADTGDAYFSYQNKTKRLEILGDPRIGAFGAMVLIFAIVGKIILLAELISTISLFALSVVPVISRIGLSILSATAKPAKTDGLAAYFQRLMDRRTILSAMFAWSLIVLAALFIFCGWAVALGFSAVATIATLVYKKWSDKNFGGVTGDLLGAYVEGMELLLWGMLLFFV; encoded by the coding sequence ATGGCGAATCGAACGCTTGGGGGCTTGCTGCTCGCGTTTCAATTCTTCTCATCCATTCCGGTACATAAAGAGATTTCAATAAAAAAGCCGCAAGTAACGGCAATGTACAGCTTGTTGCCTGTGGTCGGATTAGTGGCAGGGGCAATGGCTTCAGCCGTGATCTGGCTAATGCAGGAAACCACCGATATCGGCCCTTTAATGATTGCGTTTTTGCTGGCTTCGTTATTGTGGGCGATAACCGGGGGCTTGCATTTGGACGGGCTGGCGGACACAGGCGATGCTTATTTTTCATACCAGAATAAGACGAAGCGCCTTGAAATCTTGGGAGACCCGCGAATTGGCGCATTCGGGGCGATGGTGCTGATTTTTGCAATCGTCGGCAAGATCATTCTGCTTGCTGAACTGATTTCAACCATTTCACTGTTTGCCCTTTCCGTGGTGCCGGTCATCAGCCGAATTGGGCTGTCCATATTGTCAGCTACTGCAAAGCCAGCGAAAACAGATGGACTTGCGGCTTATTTCCAGCGCTTGATGGACCGCAGAACAATCTTGTCAGCAATGTTCGCCTGGTCGCTGATTGTGCTCGCCGCCTTATTCATATTTTGTGGTTGGGCAGTGGCGCTCGGCTTTTCGGCTGTTGCGACCATTGCGACATTGGTTTATAAAAAATGGAGCGACAAGAATTTCGGCGGTGTCACGGGCGATTTGCTTGGGGCATACGTAGAAGGAATGGAGCTGTTGTTATGGGGAATGCTTTTGTTCTTCGTTTGA
- a CDS encoding bifunctional adenosylcobinamide kinase/adenosylcobinamide-phosphate guanylyltransferase, producing the protein MVPGQLIFISGGVRSGKSAYAETLVRQAKGERNVYIASGIARDPEMAERITRHRKDRAQDGWWTIEQPQQLSGVLPLIQQNDAVLWDCVTTWLANELYEGFEQGSSCADTPGCMEQKWHELKHTIDSIRAKAAYFAIVSNELLDEPLVDQSYQQWLGKIHQWLASRADYAIEMENGLAIRRK; encoded by the coding sequence ATGGTTCCAGGACAATTAATATTCATATCTGGAGGTGTGCGCAGCGGCAAAAGCGCGTATGCTGAAACGCTTGTCCGGCAGGCGAAAGGTGAACGCAATGTATATATTGCCAGCGGCATCGCACGTGACCCCGAAATGGCTGAACGCATCACACGCCACCGCAAGGATCGTGCACAAGACGGATGGTGGACAATTGAACAGCCTCAGCAATTATCTGGAGTATTGCCGCTTATTCAGCAAAATGACGCAGTACTATGGGATTGCGTCACCACCTGGCTGGCAAATGAACTTTATGAAGGGTTTGAGCAAGGCAGTTCATGTGCTGATACGCCCGGATGCATGGAGCAGAAATGGCATGAGCTAAAACACACCATCGATTCGATCCGTGCAAAAGCCGCTTATTTTGCCATCGTTTCCAATGAATTACTGGATGAACCGCTTGTCGACCAGAGTTATCAGCAGTGGCTCGGAAAGATTCACCAATGGCTCGCAAGCCGTGCAGACTATGCAATCGAAATGGAGAACGGCCTTGCAATTCGAAGAAAGTGA
- a CDS encoding pyridoxal phosphate-dependent aminotransferase has product MKLPEHGANPHRLYEQTGHNQPSEVIDFSENVHPFGPPVFLKERWGDFFDLLSSYPDPQAEPFRSAAAKYHGVEKEQLAAGNGAAEVFTWLAKRYSGKKVMLIEPAFSEYRSTLESENVHILEINLKVRDNWKLLLKDVKEQVANCAALYLCNPHNPTGRLLDLAELEEIAAFCTGKCELVIDEAFIDFIGEHASFIPLLERYPHVIIVRSMTKMYALAGLRLGYVIAKSSVIRELTGAAAHWNVNGLAAAAGARCFSEESYRAQVIAAAASERAKMEAYLEMTGCPFVPSAANFLCFQLPDPKRSEQFFHAMLEAGMVLRHTYSFKGMDGEWFRIGMKSGSAMERLRKEMHQWFQDN; this is encoded by the coding sequence TTGAAATTACCTGAACACGGCGCCAACCCGCACCGCCTCTATGAACAAACGGGGCATAATCAACCTTCGGAAGTGATCGATTTCAGTGAAAATGTTCATCCATTCGGGCCGCCCGTTTTTTTAAAAGAGCGATGGGGAGATTTTTTCGATTTGCTCAGTTCGTACCCAGATCCGCAAGCAGAGCCGTTCCGTTCGGCGGCAGCAAAATACCACGGCGTCGAAAAAGAGCAGCTTGCTGCTGGAAATGGTGCTGCGGAAGTCTTTACCTGGCTTGCCAAGCGTTACAGCGGCAAAAAGGTAATGCTGATAGAACCGGCGTTTTCTGAATACCGAAGCACCTTGGAATCCGAAAATGTCCATATATTGGAAATTAATTTGAAAGTAAGAGATAATTGGAAATTGCTGCTGAAAGACGTAAAAGAACAGGTGGCCAATTGCGCTGCATTGTATTTATGCAATCCGCATAATCCGACCGGGCGCTTACTGGACTTGGCAGAACTCGAAGAAATCGCCGCGTTTTGCACAGGAAAGTGTGAGCTGGTCATCGATGAAGCGTTTATTGATTTTATCGGTGAACACGCTTCGTTCATTCCGCTGCTAGAGCGTTATCCTCATGTCATCATCGTCCGGTCGATGACCAAAATGTATGCGCTTGCGGGTCTTCGGCTTGGCTACGTCATTGCCAAGTCCAGTGTCATCCGTGAATTGACAGGCGCTGCGGCCCATTGGAATGTCAACGGTTTAGCGGCCGCGGCGGGGGCACGCTGTTTTTCTGAAGAGTCTTATCGGGCGCAGGTAATTGCTGCAGCGGCAAGTGAACGCGCAAAAATGGAAGCTTATCTTGAGATGACGGGCTGCCCGTTTGTGCCTTCAGCCGCAAACTTTCTATGTTTTCAACTGCCGGACCCTAAGCGTTCAGAACAGTTCTTCCACGCAATGCTAGAAGCGGGGATGGTCTTGCGCCATACCTATTCATTTAAAGGAATGGACGGCGAATGGTTTCGCATCGGCATGAAAAGCGGCTCAGCAATGGAACGGTTGAGAAAGGAGATGCACCAATGGTTCCAGGACAATTAA